In Hydra vulgaris chromosome 06, alternate assembly HydraT2T_AEP, a genomic segment contains:
- the LOC136081276 gene encoding uncharacterized protein LOC136081276, whose protein sequence is MTLWTILSPKQLSLLQKQKNSQQPLLLHSTTTTLQDKSQIRPCMEYCWYIWGGSSNDALSLLDKVQKRIVNIVELALADNLQPLSHCCNFGSLSLFYKYYNGHCSKELVFLVPSTKIHSRVTRHSIESHPFSVTVPKCSKNAYSSSFFLQHQLFGIRFLHHVFLIHIICNPDSYNL, encoded by the coding sequence ATGACACTTTGGACAATTTTATCACCTAAACAGCTTTCTTTGcttcaaaaacagaaaaattcaCAGCAACCTCTTTTATTGCATTCAACTACTACAACCTTACAagataaatctcaaatccggccttgtatggaatactgttggtatatctggggcggatcttctaatgatgccctttctcttttagacaaggtgcaaaaacgcattgtaaacatagttgaacttGCTCTTGCAgacaacctccaaccattatcacattgttgtaattttggttctctttctcttttctacaaatactataatgggcactgctctaaagagctagtgtttCTTGtgccatcaactaaaattcattctcgtgttactcgtcattcaattgagtctcatcctttttctgtgactgttcctaagtgctccaaaaacgcttattcgtctagttttttcctccAACATCAgctctttggaattcgcttccttcatcatgttttcctgattcatataatttgtaatcctgattcatataatttgtaa